Within Coregonus clupeaformis isolate EN_2021a chromosome 20, ASM2061545v1, whole genome shotgun sequence, the genomic segment ACAAAGGCAGTGCTCCTACTCCCCTTCCTGCCTCGATAGTCAACGTCCAGAACGGTTGAACAAAAACATAGACGGATCTAGAACAGCTCAGGTCAGAGCAGGGAGTAGAGGAAAACCCAACCTATAAAAAGAGAAAATGGGGAATAAATAAAGGCATGGAGTTTTCCTGCCGTCGGGACAGAGAGCACAGGGGACGGATTCTCTCCCCCTCAGTAGGGGGAacaaagcaggcaggcaggcaggctctcTCTTCAGACGAAGTGACAGCCGAGGTCCTCTAGTGGCAGGATACTGTAAAGCATCAGTGAAACCTGGGGTCTGTTCAGGAGGGTGCAACGGTACGGAATTAGCAAGCGTGTTAGCTCTGTATATCACATTCTCCCTCTGCAACGTTCATAACGTTTCACCCTTCTGAACACACCCCTTTTGGGTCGATGTCCTTCAATGCGGTTGGGCTTTTTCAATGACTGTTGTCGGATGTGTGGTTCGGGGCAATATTCAACCCTTAATCACACAAAACCTGGAGTTGAAATACAGGGAAGAAGCCAGAGTCTACAGTACCTGTGTATTCAGTGACTTACCTACAGTAGCATGTACAATAATGCGCAAAACACAGGCTAACGTGCCTACCGTGGTTATCAGGCAATTGTGTGAGTTTGGTACTGTACAAGACCTTTCAAACGTCAACATAAACTGGAAAGAGAGAACACAAGTACCCCCTTCACAAACTCAGGTTTCTTATTGCAAACCTTCCAATGAATACCTGAACAACTGGGACCAAAGAAcaagaaaataaaaacattgtgaCAATATCAAAAGCATTGTTTCATGGTATTCCTATACAGATCTTTCCTTTTAAACATACTGTATACAAAACCTTCTATTTCAGTTGTAGATGTTCAAGAGAGGTGGAACCTCTCACAGTGAACCAGGGAGGCTGATCCTACCTAAGAGGTCCACAGTCAGAGTGGTGATAAGTCATACAAGTGCAGACTGAACCCTGCTTCTAAAAACAGCCTTATCAGAactgatagagagagggagaacatcTCTTGTGGACATACTGCTATAATACAGCATCAAGGACTCCAGGTCATGCTGTCTGTCTGATGCTCACTGTTCCCAGTAAACATTGGGAAATCAGTGAGGGAGGTTAAATCACAGTCTCTAGTTCTGCTCTGGACGAGGAGGAGGCCACTGCAACAAACATCAGGCTAACTGTTTTGGCCTTGGAGCCATCAACGAGCCTACCTGCTTTTCCAGTCCCAACATTATCGAAGAATTCTCTAAGAACTGGGAACGTCCCTGTAGAACTACTGCCTTTCCAGAACAGACAGGTAGGTAAGCCATTGTGCTTGCGAGCAGTGGGAGTCCCCCTAGTAAACACTCTGATACAGGTAAGCCCCATCGCCCCGCAAAAATATAGTTTCTCTCCTGGGGAGCTTCACACCATCACGTGTGAGCTCTGGTCCAAGTTAGCTTCAACTGGCAGTACTTAGAAGTACAGACAACCCAGGCATTATTGGAATGTTCTCAGGGTAAAGACATCCTTCTTCCTCCCCTCACTGAGTGAGAGAGCGGGAGTGCTGGACGGGAGGGGGGCACAGGGCCGAGGGACACAGGTAACTACTGATGGCCCCAAAGTCAGAAGTGACGGAGACGGATGGGGCGATGGCAGTCAAGGGTGGGGGCTGGGGGACGGAGGGCAGGGAGAAGTCCACATGCAGCCTCTGAGAGGCCCCACCCTCTGGCCCCATGGACAGGCCGTCTGGAAGGAAGGGCCCCAGCTGCAGCTGGTAGAAGCCAGAACCCAGGAGATGAGGCTCCGCTGGGGAGGATGTGGGGCTGCCGCAGGGCCAGGGGGAGGGGTGGAGCTGGGCAGGGGGAGAGGTGGGACTGCGGACCGGGCTGGGACAGTTCAGAGAGGGCTCCTGCTGCAGGTCCTTCAGAGAGAAGTGGCTAAACAGCTGCTCCCTCGGTGGGCTTGGGCTGGGACAAGGAGCACCACACAGCTCCAACACCTCCATCCGCAACTCAGCATCTAGACAAGGAGAGAAGAATTACTAAAGAGGGACTTGAACAAGCACTACCTTAATGGTAACCGACAGAGCATCACTGGCATTGACATTGGGCAGTGGTTCCCTTTTTCCCCCCTTAATGTTACAATCAGCTCTATACAAAATGTTAAGAGTTTCAGACAAAGTACAATTTAACAAAGCTGGTGAACATGGTAAGATAATTAGAACATTATAATTATTAAAATAATGTAAATAAACTATTCATCAATCATTTTAGGTTACAATTCAGAAAGTCTTGAGAAGAAGCCAATACAACATTTCTCAAATGCTAAGCCTCCAATAAAATACTGTTAATGTATTTTAGATTTCATACTTTCAACTTTCTGGCCTGAGAATCATAATGCCCTCAAAAGTATTTAGGAAAAGAGCCTCTAGTTCTGACCTCATGAAAACCTGGTCTCATATTTTTAATCAACAGCAAAAACAGGAACAGCAGAAATTGGAGGAACATGAGGAtgttttgaaggcactgtagctgagACGTTTCTGTGaaactgtaaataaataaaaatctcaccCTTACAGGAAATAGACTAAATGTAGTATGAACTAGACACAAATGTAGTATGAACTGGCTGAATATGTCTGCCTGTTTGCACTGTGCATCAAGGACTCCAGTGGGGTTAGTATAAGCTAGGTAGGTCAGACACAGTTTGGCCCAGAGGGTTGAGTTAGTGAAGCTTGTCCCCAGACCCCCCTAAaccccatccctctatctctctgtctgtctttaccTGGTGGCCCTGCCTGGTTAGAATCTTTACCTGGTGGCCCTGCCTGGTTAGAGTCTTTACCTGGTGTCCCTGCCTGGTTAGAGTCTTTACCTGGTGTCCCTGCCTGGTTAGAGTCTTTACCTGGTGACTCTGCCTGGTTAGAGTCTTTACCTGGTGGCCCTGCCTGGTTAGAGTCTTTACCTGGTGGCCCTGCCTGGTTAGAGTCTTTACCTGGTGGCCCAGCCTGGTTAGAGTCTTTACCTGGTGCCCCAGCCTGGTTAGAGTCTTTACCTGGTGGCCCTGCCTGGTTAGTCTTTACCTGGTGACTCTGCCTGGTTAGAGTCTTTACCTGGTGGCCCTGCCTGGTTAGAGTCTTTACCTGGTGGCCCTACCTGGTTAGAGTCTTTACCTGGTGGCCCTGCCTGGTTAGAATCTTTACCTGGTGGCCCTGCCTGGTTAGAATCTTTACCTGGTGGCCCTGCCTGGTTAGTATTTACCTGGTGGTCCTGCCTTTTTAGAATCTTTACCTGGTGGCCCTGCCTGGTTAGTATTTACCTGGTGGTCCTGCCTGGTTAGAATCTTTACCTGGTGGTCCTGCCTGGTTAGAATCTTTACCTGGTGGCCCTGCCTGGTTAGAGTCTTTACCTGGTGGCCCTGCCTGGTTAGAGTCTTTACCTGGTGGCCCTGCCTGGTTAGAGTCTTTACCTGGTGGCCCTGCCTGGTTAGAGTCTTTACCTGGTGGCCCTGCCTGGTTAGAGTCTTTACCTGGTGGCCCAGCCTGGTTAGAGTCTTTACCTGGTGGCCCTGCCTGGTTAGAGTCTTTACCTGGTGGCCCTGCCTGGTTAGAGTATTTACCTGGTGGCCCTGCCTGGTTAGAGTCTTTACCTGGTGGCCCTGCCTGGTTAGAGTCTTTACCTGGTGGCCCTGCCTGGTAGAGTCTTTACCTGGTGGCCCTGCCTGGTTAGAGTCTTTACCTGGTGGCCCTGCCTGGTTAGAGTCTTTACCTGGTGGCCCTGCCTGGTTAGAGTCTTTACCTGGTGGCCCTGCCTGGTTAGAGTCTTTACCTGGTGGCCCTGCCTGGTTAGAGTCTTTACCTGGTGGCCCTGCCTGGTTAGAGTCTTTACCTGGTGGCCCTGCCTGGTTAGAGTCTTTACCTGGTGGCCCTGCCTGGTTAGAGTCTTTACCTGGTGGCCCTGCCTGGTTAGAGTCTTTACCTGGTGGCCCTGCCTGGTTAGAGTCTTTACCTGGTGGCCCTGCCTGGTTAGAGTCTTTACCTGGTGGCCCTGCCTGGTTAGAGTCTTTACCTGGTGTCCCTGCCTGGTTAGAGTGGCTGTGTGCAGTGTGCTCAGGGCTTTAAGAGAAAGCGGGGCGTTCGTCTGCGACGGGGTCGGCCCTCCTCCTCTGCAACGCCATGTCAACAtagacaaacatacacacaaagcAATGGGAAAACACAGACACATAAAACAATATATAAAAATGCTTCAAATCATATGTTAATAAACACCACCCATCAAACTGAGGCAAACAATGTAATCAAGACAATAAATTATAAGACTCAAGTAAGACAGAGAGACCAGTGGATATGGGGTGATTTGGCATGACGTATCTTTGAAATGGTACAGCAAGTGGGTGGATGCCTGCGACTTCAGAGGAGAGGGCATACGACTATCACTTATGGTTCTAGCTAACTTTTATGACCTCAGTCCTTCAAACAAGCTGTAGTGTTTGTGGTCTGTCGGTCTCAGTAAAATTATCTGGGGCAGGAATCAGGGCCGGGGCAGGAATCAGGGCCAgggctgaggtataggactggggctgggactAGGGCTGGGGCTAAGGCTAGGGACCAGGGGTTACCTTGCTTGTCCAGGTCCATGACTGGTGGGGGTGAGTGGGGCTCAATCTGGGagcacccctccatctccccaaCCTCTCCATTCTGCTCTTCATCCTCCCTGGAAGACACAACATAGTAGGAAACTCATGTAAACAGTCCCAACTGCACATGAACTTGTCCAAGAAGAACACTAATTTCCGTTCTCGGTTTCAATCTCCCAGCATGATATCAGCTATACATAATAAACATCTCTAGTCTGAAAATAATGACAATGAGGAGGTTATATTGTTTACTTGTCTCTACACCTCTACACACATTCCTGTTCTGATAAAGATGATGCTGTCACATTCTCATCATGGTAAAAGACATGTCTGCTGTGTCCACATTGTGTTCGGATGTCCTTTTCCTGCGCTATATTTCAATAATATATTCTGAGAACAGTGCCATACCAAGGAGAAGATCACGACAACAACAACACGATGGGGGCATGTGCTAATTTAGCTGGCATTTAAATGCAGCCTGAGTGTCAAGTCTAGACAGGGTCATTGAGATAGACCGTCTCATATCTGCAGTGCTACTTACATGTTCCCTGACTGCAGACTGTACTTCTTGCGACCCAGCTTGGTGGTCTGCTGGGTAAAGTACTCATGGCGGTCCGACTTCTTCCACATGTAGTAATACTCCACACACTCCCCCACCGACCGTGTGCGTACCTGACACGTAAACACAGTTTGGTTTGATGTTTGCTGCAGTATGGAGATCAGTGAGTTTCCTGTCTGATCAACGCAGACAAACAGGTTTGCACAGGTACACCTCAGGTTATGTTGAAGCAGCTGTCAACATTTGCATTTAAGTGGTAATGTATGATGCCAGTCAAGGTCATGACAGAAAAACAGAGAATTTCAGCTTTGTAGCAAATCAGGTTTTCTCCCCAAACCTGACGCTAGAAGTTTCTGTTCTGCTCACCTTATTGGCCTGAATGAGGTGGAAGTTCTTCCCATGAACTCGATAGCCATGTTCAAAGTTTCGACACTCCTCCTCGCTCCAGGCACACAGCTCCTCTGCACAGAACACAACAGCAGTTAGGTGGGAATGGAACCTGAACAGACTTAAATTAATCGTAACTCATATTACAGCCATATTACAGTAGCCAACCATGTGAAATCTATTCACCCCATAAGCTCCACAATGTTTGAATGCAATGATTTCcattatttatattataataCCGCAAGACAATGAATCATTTGGCAGCCTACACAGGTGCGGGCTCAATAGGATACATTTTCACCTACACTCCCAGATTGGATGTGCGCAACGGAAATGCAGGATCAAAAACCTGACAGACCATGGCCCATATTCAAAAAGGGTTTCAGAGTAGGACTGCTGATACGAATAAGATAAGACTCTTTGTGAATACGAGCCCTGGGATTTAGCCTAAATATTTGACCTCGGCCAATATATAGTATGAGTGTATTTTCAAGTTGTTGGTAACATGGGTTCATGGTAGGTCTATCAAATAATTGCATTTCCAAGGGAAAGCAGAGGAAGTTCCAAAGAAACCAAAGAAGCTCCATGATCCCCACAAGAAATTTGGGACATCTTTTTTTAAATGCTCTGAAATTGAAAATACTAGCAGCATCCAGAGACTAAACAGCTGTAGAGAATTAACAACCCATTTTTGATTTACAGGGGTGGTTATTGAGTTGAAGAATCTACAGGGGTGGTGGTTGGTCCTCAAAGACAAAATTGTATTGAGTTGAATTAATCATTCGCTTCCACTAGTGAGTTATTATTGATATTAGTTTATAGAGTTGTTGTTACTAGTAAGGTATTGCAGTAAGATGCCATTACATACTAGATAGCAGTAATACATGTGTCGTGGACGGTCTTACCGCTGAATACTTTGACATTAAAGCGCAGTCTTCTCAGTGCCTCCTCTGCATTGAAGTTGCATTTCACCAACTCATACAGAGCCTGAAGGACAGAATGAGAAAAGAGGGAAAACAGTTGTGACTGAAATCTGTGACCTCGACCATAATGTGAACTGTGCAGAAATCACTCAACATGCAAACAAGTTAATTGGCTAACAAACGTATActggacaaaaatataaacgcaacatgtaaagtgttggtcccatgtttcataagctaaaaaataagatcccagaaatgtttcatacggacaaaaagcttatttctctaaaatgtggtgcacagatttgtttacatccctgttagtgagcatttctcctttgccaagatatgccacacctgtcaggtggatggattatcaagaagctgattaaacagtatgatcattacacaggtgcaccttgtcctagggacaataaaaagccactctaaaatgtgcagttttgtcacacaatgccacagatgtttcaagttttgagggagcgtgcaattagcatgctgactgcaggtatgtccaccagagctgttgccagagaattgaatgttcatttctctaccgtaagccgcctcaaatgttgttttagagaatttgtccaaccggcctcacaaccgcagaccacatgtaaccacagcagcccaggacctccacatccggcttcttcacctgcgggatcatccgagaccagccacccggacagctgatgaaacttaggagtatttctgtctgtaataaagccctttgtggggaaaaacgtattctgattggctgggtctggctccccagtgggtgggcaccCGTGGcagtgcccctgcccagtcatgtgaaatccatagatgagggcctaatgaatttatttaaattgactaatttccttatatgaactgtatctcagtaaaatcattgaaatccTTGcaagttgcgtttatatattttttcagtatagatCGAGCCCCACTAAGTCCCACTCTGTTCCTGCTTTAGCCCCCAACCCGCTACAGTACCTGATCATTGTCTTTGATTATGTCCCCGGTGATAAGGGTGTCTTTAGCGCCCTCCTGGCCTCCCCATCTCTGGGCACTCAGTAGGAACTCCTCTACAGCCTGGCCTGACAGCATGTCTGGGGTCCACAGGAGCTGGTCCTCATTCTCATAGACTGGGAGCAGGAGATGGAGAGTTAGTGATAGAGACACAAGTATAAGAATGTTTGTGAGACTGAGGCGAGTCAAAAAGTGTCAACACACTAATCTAAAATATGCACTGATTCTGAAAGGGGAAATTGGGGGTTACCTCTCTCCTGGTATGAGTATGGGCTGAGAGGAGGGATTTTGGCTTGATACATTGAGCCCACCATGATGTCCTGGTAAAAGAACAACCACAGtttcagtcacacagacacagaaaacaggtttttatatttACCTAAAGAGTAATTGTAGAGGATTTGAGCGCTGTTCAGTAGTCCCCAGTGTCTCACCTTGCGTCCATCATTGGAGGGAATAGAGGTGTCGTCATCATTGTCTGAATCTTCTTCTGAGGTGCTGACTAAGGTG encodes:
- the LOC121533508 gene encoding mesoderm induction early response protein 2 isoform X1 — translated: MKMAACPHTGSEMPLEELLALYEYEVSDPLLQQDREPNELSASLPDMTLDKDQIAKDLFSGEDEEESSADDLTPSVTSHASDLLRRHLRAHSLAGGDKGTLVSTSEEDSDNDDDTSIPSNDGRKDIMVGSMYQAKIPPLSPYSYQERVYENEDQLLWTPDMLSGQAVEEFLLSAQRWGGQEGAKDTLITGDIIKDNDQALYELVKCNFNAEEALRRLRFNVKVFSEELCAWSEEECRNFEHGYRVHGKNFHLIQANKVRTRSVGECVEYYYMWKKSDRHEYFTQQTTKLGRKKYSLQSGNMEDEEQNGEVGEMEGCSQIEPHSPPPVMDLDKQDAELRMEVLELCGAPCPSPSPPREQLFSHFSLKDLQQEPSLNCPSPVRSPTSPPAQLHPSPWPCGSPTSSPAEPHLLGSGFYQLQLGPFLPDGLSMGPEGGASQRLHVDFSLPSVPQPPPLTAIAPSVSVTSDFGAISSYLCPSALCPPPVQHSRSLTQ
- the LOC121533508 gene encoding mesoderm induction early response protein 2 isoform X2, with the protein product MKMAACPHTGSEMPLEELLALYEYEVSDPLLQQDREPNELSASLPDMTLDKDQIAKDLFSGEDEEESSADDLTPSVTSHASDLLRRHLRAHSLAGGDKGTLVSTSEEDSDNDDDTSIPSNDGRKDIMVGSMYQAKIPPLSPYSYQERVYENEDQLLWTPDMLSGQAVEEFLLSAQRWGGQEGAKDTLITGDIIKDNDQALYELVKCNFNAEEALRRLRFNVKVFSEELCAWSEEECRNFEHGYRVHGKNFHLIQANKVRTRSVGECVEYYYMWKKSDRHEYFTQQTTKLGRKKYSLQSGNMEDEEQNGEVGEMEGCSQIEPHSPPPVMDLDKQEEEGRPRRRRTPRFLLKP